The DNA region TTTGATCCGGAGCGTCTCCTTGTCGGTGATCACGAAGTGGTTCGCATCGAGCACGCCCGCCGGCTCGTAGGCGATGTCGGCGCCGACGAACGGCGGGATGAGGATGGGTAGGTCGTACTGCACCTCTTCGCCCTCGATCGAATAGATCGTCCGGGTGTCCGGATCGATCCGATCCACGTCGAAGAATGTCATGATCTCGACGCCGCGCGAGCGGAGGATCGGGTCGACGATGTCGTTCATCGGCTCGGCCGGATATGCCCGCGGATAGGGCGAGATGAAGACGAGACGCGTCTTGTCCCGCAGCCCCCGTCGGTGCAGGAGCTCTTCCGTGAGCAGCATGCCTTCGACCGGGGACGGCGGGCACTTGATGACGGGCGAGGTCTGGCCGAGCACGATCGTGCCGCCGCGGAATGCGTCGAGGCTCGCCCACGCCCGCTGAGCCCAGGCGATGCTGCTGTGGTAATTGCCGAACCGCTCGCTGACCTCCGCGAGCCCCGGGATCTGCGTCGGGTCGGTTCGCACCCCCGTCGCCACGACGACGGCGTCGTAGTCGTACGTTGCGCCCCCGTCGGTCGTCACGGTGCGGTCGTGGAGATTGATCCGCGCCGCCGATTCTTGGATGAACCGGACGTGGCGCGGCAGCAGCCGGCGCTCGTCGCGCACGATGCTGCGCGCGCTCGCCCCCTTGAACGCGACGTAGAGGAGCGCCGGCTGGAAGAGGTGCGTCGCCGACTTGCTGAGGACCGTGACGTCGAACCGCCGCCGGTCGAGCGTATTGGCAAGGAAGGTGGCCCCGGAGCCTCCGCCGACGATCAGCACGCGCTTCATGGGGTCACCTCACCGCCTCA from bacterium includes:
- a CDS encoding FAD-dependent oxidoreductase, translating into MKRVLIVGGGSGATFLANTLDRRRFDVTVLSKSATHLFQPALLYVAFKGASARSIVRDERRLLPRHVRFIQESAARINLHDRTVTTDGGATYDYDAVVVATGVRTDPTQIPGLAEVSERFGNYHSSIAWAQRAWASLDAFRGGTIVLGQTSPVIKCPPSPVEGMLLTEELLHRRGLRDKTRLVFISPYPRAYPAEPMNDIVDPILRSRGVEIMTFFDVDRIDPDTRTIYSIEGEEVQYDLPILIPPFVGADIAYEPAGVLDANHFVITDKETLRIKGFDDAFAIGDTTNLPTSKAGVGAHLEAKVVAEILDGAPVQFHGRTHCAVDLAYGLGTFVIGSYTSPVLKYRPSRINHVMKMMMAHIYWLSLRGTLDPVFDWYFARTDPDRRPRPRAAGDRAA